The following nucleotide sequence is from Streptomyces sp. HUAS CB01.
CCCTGTCCAGGGCACCCAGGAACGCGTCGTCCGGCTGTCGCGCGGTCAGCCGTGACCACAGACGCCGCGCGAGCGGGTCGTCGCCGCGGGGGGCGGTGCCGAGGACCGGCAGTGCGTCGACCAGTGTCGGGACGAGCATGCGCCCGACGCCGGTCACGGCGGCGGGGGAGAGGTCGAACCGGAGCGGGTCGGCCGCCGCCGCGGCGACGGCGGCCACTCGCAGCCGGTCCGTCGAACCGCTGTGCGCGGGCAGGGCCTCGACAGCCCGGCGCGCGGCGGCGAGGGGCTCGGCCGGGGCGGTGAACCGGACGCCCCGCTCCAGGGTGCCGGTCCAGAGCCAGTCGGCGATCTCCTCGTAGCGGTACCGGCGGGCGAGCTCGGTCGCGTCGACCCCGCGGAAGTAGTAGCGGTCCCTGTCGATCAGCGTGATGCCGGTGCGGACCACGGGTGTGCCGTCGCCCCCGGCCGCGGCCTGCCGGCGGCCGCGGCGGACCAGCGCCTCGACCTCCTGCGCGTCGAAGGTGCTCCCGCGCCCGCCCGGGTCGCGGCGGCTGCCGAGCTGACCGCGGCTGACGTACGCGTACACCGTTTCGGGCTTCACGCCGAGCCGTTCGGCCGCCTCGCGCGTGGTGAGCCGGTCGCCGTCCGCGCCCTGGTCCTGATCCGTCATGAGGACACCGTACACAGTCAGCCATATATTGATTCAATCAATATTGACAATGATCGAGTCAAGGAAGGACAGTCGAGTCAATCGAGGGAGGACCCACATGCTCAGCACCAACGGCGCGACCGCGCCCCTTGACGTACCGCGCGGCCTCGCGGGCGTCGTCGTCACCGACACCGAACTCGGCGACGTCCGGGGCCGGGAGGGCTTCTACCACTACCGCCAGTACTCGGCCGTGGAGCTCGCCGAGAGCCGCGGGTTCGAGGACGTCTGGCATCTGATGTTCCACGGCCGGCTGCCGGACGCCGCCGAGCGCGAGGCGTTCCTCGCGCGGACGGCCGCACTGCGCCGGCTGCCCGACGAGGTGCGGGACGCCCTGCCGGTCGTCGCCCGGACCTGCGCCCCCTCCGGGCCGCTGGCAGGGCTGCGCACCGCGCTGTCCCTGCTGGGGGCGTCGGCAGGCTTCCGGCCGGTGTACGACCTCGGCCCCGAGAGGCGCCGCGACGACGCGCTCGCGGCCTGCTCCGCCGTGCCCACCCTGCTGACCGCCCTGCACCGGCTGGGCCGGGGCCTGGAGCCGGTGGAGCCGCGCGAGGACCTGCCGTACGCCGCCAACTACCTTTACATGCTGACCGGTTCGGAGCCCGACCCGGCCCGGGCGCGGGCAGTGGAACGCTATCTCGTCTCCACCGTCGACCACGGATTCAACGCCTCCACCTTCACCGCGCGGGTGATCACCTCGACCGGG
It contains:
- a CDS encoding citrate synthase gives rise to the protein MTDQDQGADGDRLTTREAAERLGVKPETVYAYVSRGQLGSRRDPGGRGSTFDAQEVEALVRRGRRQAAAGGDGTPVVRTGITLIDRDRYYFRGVDATELARRYRYEEIADWLWTGTLERGVRFTAPAEPLAAARRAVEALPAHSGSTDRLRVAAVAAAAADPLRFDLSPAAVTGVGRMLVPTLVDALPVLGTAPRGDDPLARRLWSRLTARQPDDAFLGALDRALSLLIDHDLAASTLAVRVAASARAHPYAVVSAGLGALDGPLHGAASGLAHRMLAEVLERGSAAPVVADHLRAGRRVPGLGHRLYPAQDPRAEALFGVLAEIPDARPAMEAAREVEATAARQTDLHANVDLALAALSVSAGMPAEAGETVFAVARTAGWIAHALEEYEERPLRMRPSGQYHGPRPPRPMP
- a CDS encoding citrate synthase/methylcitrate synthase encodes the protein MLSTNGATAPLDVPRGLAGVVVTDTELGDVRGREGFYHYRQYSAVELAESRGFEDVWHLMFHGRLPDAAEREAFLARTAALRRLPDEVRDALPVVARTCAPSGPLAGLRTALSLLGASAGFRPVYDLGPERRRDDALAACSAVPTLLTALHRLGRGLEPVEPREDLPYAANYLYMLTGSEPDPARARAVERYLVSTVDHGFNASTFTARVITSTGADVAASLVGAIGALSGPLHGGAPSRALDTLDAIGTPDRVDSWIRQRVLAGERIMGFGHPVYRTEDPRSRMLRSVAESFGGPLVELAVEVEARVEAILAELKPGRELHTNVEFYAGVVMELCGLPREMFTPTFCAARVVGWSANILEQARDSKIIRPAARYVGPQPPQPLPKAS